The DNA window GAAAGATGCGAACGGGAACGAACTCTCCGGGCGAAAGCGCCAGCAGCTATCCCGAATGCGGCGTGAACAGACTCGTGGTCGGTTCCAGTCGAAAGCCGAGCGAAACCTCGCACACGGCTTGGGTGAAGTTCGAAGAATCGCGAGCGTCCTCGAGCTCTCAAGTTCGGTTCGGGATCAGGCGTGTCAACTGTTCCGGAGCGCTCAAACCGAAGATCTGCTTCGAGGCCGATCAATCGAGGCGATAGCTGCAGCAAGCGTCTATGGAGTCTGTCGCTGTAACGGCCACTCGCGGTTACTCGACGACGTCGTCGACGCGGCACGCGTTGAACAATCGAGAGTTACGAACGCGTACAAGACGCTGAATACAGAACTTGGACTGCCAGCCCAGCCTGTTCGCCCGAGCGAATTCATCCCCCGTCTCGCGTCAGAACTCGATGTTCCAGCGTACATCCGACAGCGAGCTCGAAGGTTGGCTGAACAGTCTGAATCGACAGGAGTAGCGTCCGGTGTCAAACCATCAGGATTCGCAGCCGCCTGTCTGTATAAGGCGGGTCGCGAAGAAGGACAATGGCTGACGCAGGCGGAAGTCGCTGCGGCGGCGAGCGTCACTGCAACGACCATCCGGTCACATCGAGACACGTTAGAGGATCAGGTAGCCTGACAATGCTCCTGTACAAGCACCGTTGAAAGGAATAGTTTTCTCAGGAAATTATTTGTTCATAGAGTGCGTAGCACCCAGTATGACCGAGACGTGGGATGACATCAACGAGCAGGTCAAAGCGGATTGGAAAGAGGATACCACGCCATTCGAGCGGGTGTACGAAATCGTTGAGCAAACCCACGGCGGGCAGTCGGCAGCCGAGATCGCCGACCGCGCCCTCGTGA is part of the Halosolutus amylolyticus genome and encodes:
- a CDS encoding transcription initiation factor IIB gives rise to the protein MATRDIYETSFDEDVQTNSSTNPCPECDGRVTTNSVETICEDCGLVIEEQRIDHGPEWRTHDQDQRKRTGAPLTAARHDRGLSTEIGRWKDANGNELSGRKRQQLSRMRREQTRGRFQSKAERNLAHGLGEVRRIASVLELSSSVRDQACQLFRSAQTEDLLRGRSIEAIAAASVYGVCRCNGHSRLLDDVVDAARVEQSRVTNAYKTLNTELGLPAQPVRPSEFIPRLASELDVPAYIRQRARRLAEQSESTGVASGVKPSGFAAACLYKAGREEGQWLTQAEVAAAASVTATTIRSHRDTLEDQVA